The nucleotide sequence TGCGGTACGACTTTTCGCTCTCAAGATCCGGGATTTCAAGGCTGTTACCCGCTTCAAACCAATTGAGTATATCTTTGTACGTAGTATCCGATTCATCTCCGGCTTTCTTATTTGGGTCGGGAAAAAGGGTTTTGAATGTAGCACTTACAGCCTTACCGATAATATGCTTGGCCACGTTCACAGCTCCCTCCTGTTCTCCTTCATACACCAGCTCAAGCTTACCGGTCAGTGCAGGCACCATAAAGTAGAGATCCGTCATTCGGAGAGTAGCCTCTTTCTCCTTATTGTGCACCGCCCTTCGTTCGGCTGCAGAGATCGCCTGCTCCATAGCCGTAATGGTCATCCGTGTGGATACGCCGCTTTTCTGGTCTATATACTCACTGTTCCGCGCTTCAAATGCCACATACTCCAGGATGGTTCTGTACAGATCCGGAATATGGATGGTCACAGCACCATTTCGTTCGCTCCATGACTCCTGTCTGGTAATTTCGCGGGCTACCGACAATTCACGCGGATAGTGCGTAATAATCTGTGAATCGATGCGGTCTTTCAGCGGGGTTATTATGTTTCCGCGGTTTGTGTAGTCTTCAGGATTGGCGGAAAACGCCATGGACACATCAAGGGGTATACGAATGTTAAAGCCGCGAATCTGTATATCCCGCTCCTGCATAATGTTCAGCAGCGCAACCTGAATGCGGGGCTGCAAGTCGGGGAGTTCATTGATTACAAAAATTCCCCGGTTGGTCCGCGGTATCAAACCATAATTGATAACCTCTTCGTCAGCAAGCGAAAGTTTTTTTGATGCGGCTTTTATCGGGTCAATATCTCCGATCAGGTCGGCTACGGTCGTATCCGGTGTTGCAAGTTTTTCGCCATACCGTTCATGCCTCGACACCCAATTTACAGGGGCATCATCCCCCATCTCGTCAATAATTCTGAGAGCATACCTCGAAACGGGGTTGTAGGGGTCATCGTTTATCTCGGAACCGACAATAACGGGCATCTTCTCGTCCAGAAACCGAACTAGCATGCGCAGAATCCTGGTTTTGGCCTGTCCGCGAAGCCCCAGCAGAATCATGTCGTGTTGCGCCAGTATGGCATTCTGAATCTGCGGTATTACCGTTTTTTCATATCCCAGAATACCGGGAAATAGTACCTCGCCTTTCTGCATGGCTTGCAGCATATTGCCCCGAAGTTCGTCTTTCACGCTTCTCGACTGCCAACCGCTTTCTTTTAGCTTGCCCAGAGTATCAATCTTATTGCTCATATATATTCTTTCAATTCATCTATTGCAGTTCAATCATAGCCCAGATATCTCTGACGCTCTGCTCTATAACTCATTTACTCTCCACTTCATTTCGCGCAGCACCCCTTTTTGAAAGCGCCTCCGTAAGCACCCGCGCTTTAATCAATGTTTCTTTCCACTCATCCAAAGGGTCCGAGTCTCCCGTAATGGCACCCCCTACCGGATATACAAGCCTGCCCTTTCGGATCACAGCCGTTCTTATAACCACATTAAAATCAAAATCACCCTCCTGATCGATATAGCCAATGGCACCGGAATAAATACCTCTTTTATAAACTTCCAGCTCCTCTATGGCTTTCATGACAGCAATTTTAGGCGCACCGGTCATGGAACCCATTGGAAAACAAGCTTCCAGGATGTCTACCGGATCCGCCCCATCATCCGCTTCTGCCCTAACCGTTGAAATAAGCTGATGCACCGTACCAAATGACTGAATATCGTATAGACGAGATACCTCAACGCTGCCCGTTTTGGCAATCTGTGAAAGGTCATGCCTCACCAGATCAACGATCATCAGGTTCTCTGCCCTGTTCTTTTCATTTAGTAAACTTTCTTTCTGGAGCGTATCGGCAGCCGGGTCCCTGTGTCGCGCTGCAGTCCCCTTTATAGGTTCCGAAACAATCTCATTCCCGGCTTTTTTCAAATACCTTTCGGGTGAAGAGCAGCAAACATGAAGATCTTCGCACCGTATAAAAGCACCGAAAGGCACCGGATTTATAGCTCTCATCCTTTCATACAGATCGAGCGGATCACCGCTGAATGTACTGGTGAAGGGGTAGGAGTAGTTGAGCTCGTAAAAATCACCTTCGTGAATTCTGCGTTTTATCTCCTCTACGTTTCTGATGTACTCATCAACTGTAATGCCCGGCTCCAGACCTGGTGCCTGCGCAATTTCAGGTTCAATTCCTTTTTCCTTTAAATAGTCGCTGACGGACTGGCCATGTGAGCTGCTGATCCCAAACTCATTGAAGTGCACCAGAGTGCCGGGTTCCATAAAATACATCTCCGAGGCCTCAATCAACTCCGGATTGTCGGATGCAAGCGGTGGCTTCACTGAAAAGTTTTTGAGGTCATAGCCCAGATAGCCAAAAATCGGTGCCTTGCACTCCTTTCTGAATTCACGCAGCGCTTGCCAGGGGTTCCCGTGGAATCGATGCTCTTTCCCCTTCTCTTCCCATATCAACTTACCGCCTTTGCTTCTGAGTGTGCGAACGGGATGCGCGGCTAACAGGCTGATCACCGATGAAGGGTGGTCTCTGCTCTGTGATTCAAGCAAAATACAGTCGCCCGGGCCGGAATCGTATACGGCCTTTCGGATAAATTTTTTACTGTCGAAATCGGTCATGCTCAATGATAAGGTAAATCGTGCAGCTTTATTACATGTTTCAATCCACATACAACCTCTTTACCTTACCCGAAACTCACGAATTCACTCTCATGTATAAAATTCTGGCCAGGCCCTTGTTATTCAGGCTAAATTCAGATGCAGCCCACGATCTGGCGATATCAACTGCTGGCTCGGTCAGCAAAAAAGACTGGGCTCTGAGCATTGCACGCTCTGTTTATACTTACAAAGATCCATCGCTGAAACAGAAAATCTTCGGTCTGGAATTTGAAAATCCCATTGGGCTGGCGGCCGGGTTTGACAAAAACGGTTCTGCGGCTCCACTGATGGAGGCCCTGGGGTTCGGTTTTGTTGAGATCGGGAGTGTCACAGCAGACCCCTCCACCGGCAACCCCAAACCGCGATCTTTCCGGCTTCCAAAAGATGAATCCCTAATCAATCGCCTTGGACTTAACAATGACGGAGCCCGGACTATCTCACGCCGCGTTGGGAAGCTGAACCTGAATATTCCCCTTGGGATCAATATTGCAAAAACCCATAATCCTGCCATCATGGGAGATGCTGCCCTGGAGGATTATAAAATCAGCTTCGATCTGGTTAAGGATATTGCCGATTACATAACAATCAACATC is from Rhodohalobacter mucosus and encodes:
- a CDS encoding anthranilate synthase component I family protein, whose amino-acid sequence is MTDFDSKKFIRKAVYDSGPGDCILLESQSRDHPSSVISLLAAHPVRTLRSKGGKLIWEEKGKEHRFHGNPWQALREFRKECKAPIFGYLGYDLKNFSVKPPLASDNPELIEASEMYFMEPGTLVHFNEFGISSSHGQSVSDYLKEKGIEPEIAQAPGLEPGITVDEYIRNVEEIKRRIHEGDFYELNYSYPFTSTFSGDPLDLYERMRAINPVPFGAFIRCEDLHVCCSSPERYLKKAGNEIVSEPIKGTAARHRDPAADTLQKESLLNEKNRAENLMIVDLVRHDLSQIAKTGSVEVSRLYDIQSFGTVHQLISTVRAEADDGADPVDILEACFPMGSMTGAPKIAVMKAIEELEVYKRGIYSGAIGYIDQEGDFDFNVVIRTAVIRKGRLVYPVGGAITGDSDPLDEWKETLIKARVLTEALSKRGAARNEVESK
- a CDS encoding sigma 54-interacting transcriptional regulator, whose protein sequence is MSNKIDTLGKLKESGWQSRSVKDELRGNMLQAMQKGEVLFPGILGYEKTVIPQIQNAILAQHDMILLGLRGQAKTRILRMLVRFLDEKMPVIVGSEINDDPYNPVSRYALRIIDEMGDDAPVNWVSRHERYGEKLATPDTTVADLIGDIDPIKAASKKLSLADEEVINYGLIPRTNRGIFVINELPDLQPRIQVALLNIMQERDIQIRGFNIRIPLDVSMAFSANPEDYTNRGNIITPLKDRIDSQIITHYPRELSVAREITRQESWSERNGAVTIHIPDLYRTILEYVAFEARNSEYIDQKSGVSTRMTITAMEQAISAAERRAVHNKEKEATLRMTDLYFMVPALTGKLELVYEGEQEGAVNVAKHIIGKAVSATFKTLFPDPNKKAGDESDTTYKDILNWFEAGNSLEIPDLESEKSYRKKLDKVNGLQKLVKNYASPDKKDLYAVMDFVIDGLHQFSKLGKDDLDDSRSYTDMLGSMLGGMGDFEEGDFEI